The Chroicocephalus ridibundus chromosome 8, bChrRid1.1, whole genome shotgun sequence genome includes the window tctttttttaaatgttaattaattaaGTATTCCACATACTGCTTGCAGAAATCTCTATCTGGAACACTGGTTTGGTTAAAAAAATTGGCTGATAAAGTTCTCtcttaaaaagggaaatgaaagtgTAAAAATTCCAAATGCTCAAGAtgcaggttttgtgttttttatataaaaagttgatttaaaaatatgagaCAGTAAATTATCTTGCACATCTTACAATTCAGTATGTGCTTTGGATATagtaaattttgtattttgtttaccTCAAGAACGTGTTTTATGAACAACCAAAATCTTCAAACTTACACGTTTCTGCCTGTGAAAATTTCCTTTACAGTCACAGCCTGATTCTTTGAATTGCTTAGTGATAGGAAAAGAAAGTGTCATTTTTAGCTATGCATCAAGAAATCAGTACCTAGACAGAGCCTCTTTGGTGAGGTGTTCCAGCAGTTCATGTTCATCTCCAAGTTTACAACAGGAGAGATCCAAACACGTCAGCTCCCGGAAAGATTTAATTTCTTCTAGCTTTTCGGAGATAAGCAAGTatctgcaaagagagaaaaataaaaagctatcaGTGTTCAGGCACATAAGGCAGCACCTATATCCCTATATCCTCAAGTGTCACAAGCATAATGCAGTCATTTCTTGTAAGTACCTATGTGCAAATTGACAGAAATTAGCCAGCTGTCCTAACTACCAGTTTACGTGCAGTCTGCAGTACACAAAACAGCTGAGTTCCCAGTTTTCTCCTTGAACAAATGTCATGGTTTTGCTTTGATTCAAAATATGGGACTAACAATTAAGACTTCAACTTGCAAACATTGCAATTAGGGACTTCTTTACAGATTACTattatattatttcaaaatagtGCAAAATGTATATTCTATCTTATCGTAAGTCAACTTCACAAACTGTTCTTCCTCAGTACCTACGAAGTGTGTAGACAAACTCACATTCATCCAGGTTTAAAATCTACTTCAAATGTATCAGGATATCTTGTCAAAcagcaaaattttactttttatatatgtaaataaaatacttcactAGAGATTAAAGTCCTACAGGACACCTGCAAGACTCCGAGTAGAGCTAGGACTGCACCCCAGGCAGCAGTTACTCAGTGGGttatttttttagctgtgttGGTTCCCTGATCTGACTCACTCTGCAGCCACGCAAACATCTGTGCTGGAACTATTCAGTAGGAGGTTTAGAGATGGGAACAAACCACTGCATGAGTATGCAGTAATAAGCACGTAGCAGCCTCTACATCACCAGTCTCCCCTGCACTTACATCTTACTGTCCCCGTGGCAAGGCAAACCCCACATTCACTAATCTCTCCTGAATTTACCTTATATTCCCCATAGCAAGACAAACCCTGAGGTCAGCATCTTCACTGCTGAAATGAGGGGTGCTTATTAATTTGATCCCTAAAGGAATACCTCTTTGGCCATGCAAATAAGGGGATCTTAATATCCTCCCACTGTATATACACCTATCAAACTACCCCACCAAATCTCTTTGCCACGCAATTCAGCTGTGCAGAAGGTGGTACATATAGGCAGAACACAAGACAATTCTTGAGACACTACTAGCTCAGGGAGGTTGTGAGGAGTAGAGCGGGCTCTCTTAGAAATAAGATTAATCAGAAATGCCTTAATATCTTACTTCCTGGATTTCAAAGACTCAGCACTTAACTCGGCTTTCTGTAATGGCAAAAGATGCCAGAGGTAACTTCATTTCTGAATTAAGCCCATAAAAAGTATCTGTACTAGAGATAAAAAGGAAGTAGGTTTAAAGGATAAAACAAAAGATAACTGACCTCTGCTCAAACATTCCTACTGTGCTCAAAACACCCTTGGCACTTCAGATGAATATGTCCCTACTTTGATTTTAAACTGGATAAACCATCCCTTTTTCAAGTGTACAGATGGAAGATAGACTGGTTATATTACTGGGAAAGACTTCAGTAGgagcacagctttaaaaacatcTAGTTTTAAGCTTGGCAAGACTCTCTTTCAGTGAAAGACAACACGGACATTGAGAAGGTGGAAAAAATGGTGCTGGACTCTAATCAGAACCTCGTTAAAGCGTGTTCAATATGGGGATGGGAACCACAATAAACTAAGGTAAAACCTGCCTGACTTCAAAGCCTGTAACTTACCTACAAGACTGTATCTTCTTCTGAGGCCCCAAAATGAAACAGGATAACAAGCTTATAGTAAATAAACCCAGACAGTTTGCAAGGGTGTATTTTATCTGTACAGTCAGCTAAGTATGTTGAAATGCTTATTAGCAGCACTTATAAAAACTTCCCATTAAATACCTGAGAATGCATTAAACACAGAGATTGCTGTGGAAGCGCTGattattattgttaaaaaaagttGGAAGTTTAATCCTTCACGTAAAATCCCCTGTTAGTTAACACGGATGTAGCCTGTCACCTGTATTACGATTTGCATCTTGGAATGAAACCACCAGCTGCACTTGTAGGAAAGGAATGGGACAAAAGTAAGCAAGCAGCAAAGTGAGATAAGGCTCAGGTCATTTCATTAAAATTAGGTGGTGTCATAAGGcccaagagatttttttaaaattatttttaagagaaaataatttaagggAAACTTTTAAGCATGCTAACAAAAAGCACTAGCAGATGACAATATCTGTTACTGCACACACTTACCTATTCCGCAAACATAATGAACATAGCACCAAATTGCCATATGCTTCAGTAAACTTCTGTAGAGCTCTCAGTCCCGTTACTGGTTCCGTGAACTTTTGTCTTGCTTCTGCAGCTGAAAAGAGCTTTTCCGCAATCTGCTCTGGGAAACCAATCAACGAGTCAATGTGATCAACATTGTCAGAAATGTAACCCAGCACTAGGCTGAAGAGAGACTTGGCCGAGTATCGGAGGTTCCCCTCCTTAGTGTACGTGAAGATGAAATGATCAGTCCTCTGCCTCCTTGCCCTATCGTCCTCCCTGTTCATACAAAGCTCCACCGAAAATCCTCTGGAAAACAGCCTAAAAGGTCTTGTTTTGGGAGTGACATTCTGTATGCTGCCTGCACCCTGATTTACCATGTGCAGCTTCCCATTTTCACGCACGTATATTGGCCCAGTATCCAAATGGCTTTCAGAGTGGAGACAGTAAGACATTCCCCTCGTCCAGTTCTGCAAAAACAAACCGTAGACAGGTAAAGAATAGCCACAAGGGAAAACACTACTCGGGAAAGACCCCAAACCCTGGCAGCCATCCTCAATGCCCCAGGCACGGCCACGGAGCCCTGCGGTGCAAGGATGGCTGAGCTGTGTGGCACAGGGGTGTGCTGTCTGCCATCAAACCGCAAACACCGCTCAAGTGGGAGCAGAATGCAGGGCTGGCAGAGAGGCAAAGGGCCTTTGCTCTGTCAGGGCCCTGCCACTTGGTGCCTGGTGGCCATCAGAGGCACGGGGCAGCGTCCCAGACCTGCACAGGCACGGACAGTGGTGGGGGGTCTGCGTGGGAAGCGGCCCCCACAGCTtggcctggctctgctgcaggcgagggggaggaggaggagggcaaatggctgcctgcagcagggcaaCGGAGCCTGCTGGAGGATCTCCCACCCCGGCAGGGTGGGCAGGCTCCTGGTGCCAGCCTTGCCCAGGGGCTCTGGTTTGCGAGGGGGGGCAGGAGGGCGCAGACCCGGCCACGGcgaggggcagaggagggacgGGGTCCTGTCAGCTCCTGCCCTGGGCGCTCGGGTcctgcggggcgggaggggactAGGCCCTGCGAGGGGAGCGGATGGGATGGGGCTCTGCCCGGGAAGAGAGGGGTCCGGGGGGATCGGGTCCAGCCCtgagggggcgggaggggggctcTGTGAAGGGATCGGGTTCTTCCCGGGGATGAGCGCGGCGGGGTTGGGGGCAAGGGGAAGGGTCCCCCCCCGGCTTGGCGGGGAGGCGAgagccccgcgccccgctccccacGCCTCCCAGGGGCCACCGGCCCGGCCCCCACCTACCTGCCCCAGGAGGGGCCGCCCCGACGCGCCGTCAGCCGGGCCGCGGCTCGGCGCTCCCGCCGCCCATCCCGCagcgccggcgggcggcgggcggagccgcgccgggggcggggagcgccagcgggccggggccggggccggggccggggcggcgcggagcatgccgggagcggggggctgaggggcggcGGGGTCCGGTCtggcctccctcctccctgcctgagG containing:
- the LRRC42 gene encoding leucine-rich repeat-containing protein 42 produces the protein MLRAAPAPAPAPARWRSPPPARLRPPPAGAAGWAAGAPSRGPADGASGRPLLGQNWTRGMSYCLHSESHLDTGPIYVRENGKLHMVNQGAGSIQNVTPKTRPFRLFSRGFSVELCMNREDDRARRQRTDHFIFTYTKEGNLRYSAKSLFSLVLGYISDNVDHIDSLIGFPEQIAEKLFSAAEARQKFTEPVTGLRALQKFTEAYGNLVLCSLCLRNRYLLISEKLEEIKSFRELTCLDLSCCKLGDEHELLEHLTKEALSSVKRLLLKDNSLSDAGLRRMTAPVRVLKKGLENLLVLDLSCNPKITDVGIGYLLSFKKLNCLDISGTGLKDVNAVIKRIQMQIGLVHSKVPLKEFDHSNCKTEGWAEQTVLQWEQAVMEARKSQDDLRSRTAALRFYGKTHRIEDVVKCKLVEAETKASGNLQFYKEKVQNCHLPLKKEIASSHELRNNKKRALAEQEKERTSKQKHLCLSVEDWDLLNTY